One Bacillus sp. 1780r2a1 DNA segment encodes these proteins:
- a CDS encoding Ig-like domain-containing protein: protein MPYINRFLTNANGAITFTGNTFGLSKQTNANAPGTAHAIGTFFSANASSVDGSYPLGTTADWRQNASSAVLRLPATTTRVLYAELIWGGLYTSTDENVSAFINNSITFRTPSGSFTIAPDTATRSTLTTSPNFFYVRSANVTNLITGAGTYTALGVPGTQGNLDNTLNSAGWTLAVVYEDPLQRSRNLSLFVGAELTSSAGTSTATVSGFGTPVTGTVNGRLLVSSIEGDSVLTGDQFLFGPTPTTLQAVSGPNNPITNFFASQINNDAGTLDTAGTFGNVNHPLGTNISGARQGWDITNIDVSPWLQNNQSTAALRGSTNGDTYVVNTLGLQVNINAPVFTINKTANVSSARTGDLVTYTVTIQNTGTAAANLVIATDALSNATNFVPNSLFVNGVQQPNTSIQSGIALGTVGINQTITLIYQVRVAGPLTNVSQLSNQVFIEYQFESTPGNTLTGSSASAINNVTAVNTPPTVPDYTVTSPEDTPAIGQVVGSDVDGNPLTYQLGTAPVNGTVTVNPNGQFVYTPNTNFNGTDSFTVIVSDGQGGTAVSTVTLIITPVNDTPVTQNYFVQTLEDTPLNGQIFATDVDGDPLTFSLQTAPANGVVTLNGDGTYTYTPNANFNGTDQFAILVSDGQGGTAVSVVTVTVIPVNDPPVVPNYTFTTQEDSAVIGAVVAVDSDQDPLTYQLQSAPANGVAVVNPDGTFTYTPNLNFNGTDAFTVLVSDGQGGTAVSTVTINVLPVNDPPVTGNLAFTINEDTTLSNRVTATDPDGDPLTFALQNAPTNGTVLVNADGTFTYTPNLNFNGTDVFTVLVSDGQGGTAVSTVTITVLPVNDPPTVPNYTFSTQEDASVVGTIVGNDVDGNPLTYTLQTQGTNGTAIVNANGTFTYTPNLNFNGTDVFTVLVSDGQGGTAVSTVTINVLPVNDPPLTGDLFFTIPEDNSLAGQVTATDVDGDPLTFSLQNAPVNGTVLVNADGTFTYTPNLNYNGSDQFTVLVSDGQGGTAVSTVFITITPVNDGPVIPNYTFTTQEDGPVIANVVAIDVDGDPLTYTLQTQATNGVAVVNADGTFTYTPNPNFNGTDVFTILVSDGQGGTAVSTVTINVLPVNDPPVTSDLFFTIAEDTGISSQVVAFDVDGDPLTYALQNPALNGTAVVNADGTFTYTPNPNYNGTDRFTVLVSDGQGGTAVSTVNITIVPVNDPPTVPNYTFSTQEDSSVTGAIVGFDVDGNPLTYTLQTQAANGVAVVNADGTFTYTPNLNFNGTDVFTVLVSDGQGGTAVSTVTINVQPVNDPPVTADLTFTINEDTVLSNQVPATDPEGDPLTFSLLNAPINGTAIVNADGTFTYTPNLNYNGTDTFSVLVSDGQGGTAVSNIFITIVPVNDPPVVQDRTITTTVNIPILSSVPASDPEGNALTYTVSQPPTNGTVVLNPDGTFTYTPNPGYIGGDVFTVLVTDSEGATALSTITVTVLATNGNTTAQDAQLTTPEDIPVQGQVVATNVLANPLVYTLQDPPAFGTVILDSATGVYTYTPNQNFNGMDSFTVFVTDNAGGNATSSQVITVTPVNDPPVVPNYQITTLEDTPIASVVIATDVDGNPLTYSLLVAPTNGVALVNTNGTYTYTPNPNFNGTDQFTVLVDDGQGGTATSIITVTVVPVNDPPVGPNEIFVTTLEDTTLIGQIIATDPDGDVLTYTLENAPTNGTAVVNPDGTYTYTPNLNYNGMDSFTVRISDPSGAFIITNVMVTVIPVNDPPTVPNYAYTILEDTVLNSVVIGTDADGDALTYSLASPPANGTVVVNPDGTFTYTPSPDFNGQDNFFVNVQDPNGGTAISEIIITVVPVNDPPIAPNLITVTTNEDTAVGGTINAIDPDGDPLTYTLEDTPINGTVVVDPQGSFVYTPNLNFNGTDTFTVRVTDTSGAFIIVNVQVIVNPVNDVPTVPDYQFTINEDTVLSNRVVGTDVDGDPLTYSLFSPPVNGTAVVNPDGTYTYTPNANFNGTDNFFVLVSDPNGGQAVSTLTITVVPVNDPPIAPNVIEIVTNEDTAITSAVNAVDPDGDPLIYTLENAPINGTAVVDPQGSFLYTPNLNYNGPDTFTIRVTDTAGNFIIVNVNVTVVPVNDPPIVPNYQYTILEDTILINQVFATDVDGDPLTYSLAYQGSNGIATVNPDGSFTYIPNPNFVGEDNFGVTVSDGQGGTALSIVTITVTPVDDPPIAPNEIMISTPEETPVTTQIVAIDPEGLPLTYAIEDAPINGTVIIDNNGVFTYTPNENFTGGDTFTVRITDAGGNFVITTVLVMVTPVEQPPVVPNYSITTLQNQSVTGTVVGIDPNGDPITYSLGQPAQNGVVTVSPDGNFIYTPNTDYVGSDLFTVVLEDTSGLTATSIVNVTVTPVNRAPITNDFTIDTLENTPINGQTPGFDPDGNPITYSVSGPPFNGTVTVDSVTGAYTYTPNPGFVGVDSFTIELRDSAGGVAQSLGTVTVISTNLPPTVNDLSIATQQGLPATGQLIGTDPDGDPIRFRLNLAPLNGTVVINSDGTFTYTPNIGYVGNDNFSVIVEDTRGGQGFGTVTVTINPAPQPFTVLGAEVTTLINQPVNGLVAVDDPEGNIVSYQISAQPQNGTAILNQDGTFTYTPNQNFVGEDFFDVIVTDGNGIQGLGTVIINVLPSSSIIVVMDSEISLEFNTPIDGQVMATSTTGLPLLYTLQTPPQNGTVTVNPDGTYVYSPTTGFFGSDQFSVLVTDTQGNAQVANVVAFVQGPVAQQPIVTDQTIQTIEGQPVAGAVIAIDPTGQPLTYTLLGSGAVNGVVVLNPDGTFTYTPNPGFVGNDAFSILVQNPQGLNATTTIAVVVTPFPNEVVAENLTIRTVLGQPATGQIVARDQLGRPLTYSLNTNPLYGTAVVNSDGTVVYTPNAGFSGQDQFSVLVVNDQGDQAISQVTVVVDNPASTITVPDTTIQTVQNQSVQGVVLATDSQNRPLRYSQGSAPANGTVVVNADGTFTYTPAPQFFGTDSFTVFVQNDRGDSATGVVRVVVSQLQDTITVQPLTVSGQQNQPVSGQVVATDALGRPLTYAVSIGPANGTLVFNPDGTFTYTPNPDFAGIDSFTVIVRNDLGDSVTTVVSVVIASTGSQVTAQDQSVTVVAGQVLQGQIVASDSQGRPLTYALATSPTSGTVVITASGAYTYTPNLGFVGTDQFIVVVRNDLGQQAFSVVTVEVTPAANVITANNITLQTTSGTPVNGLFTASDTQGRPLTFTLRTAPTNGRVTLGANGQFVYTPNGNFVGTDSFSVLIIDDTGAAATAIATITVGAVQPNAPIIEDQTFTLNVNETIQAQVVARDPQGLPLVYRIVTPPQNGVAFIDPETGVITYTPNPNFVGTDSVVVSVTNSAGLTSTATITFIVQRGISFRCSIIF from the coding sequence GTGCCATATATTAACCGTTTCTTAACTAATGCAAACGGGGCAATTACTTTTACAGGAAATACATTTGGTCTTAGTAAACAAACTAATGCTAATGCACCTGGGACTGCTCACGCCATTGGAACTTTTTTTAGCGCAAACGCAAGTTCCGTTGACGGTTCGTATCCACTTGGTACGACTGCTGATTGGCGACAAAATGCTTCAAGTGCGGTATTACGACTGCCTGCTACAACAACGAGAGTTTTATACGCAGAGTTGATTTGGGGAGGATTGTATACTTCAACAGATGAGAATGTGAGTGCATTCATAAATAACTCTATTACGTTTCGTACACCATCAGGCAGTTTTACCATTGCTCCTGATACAGCAACACGTTCAACATTAACTACTTCCCCAAACTTCTTTTATGTAAGAAGTGCAAACGTAACAAATTTAATTACGGGAGCTGGTACTTATACGGCACTTGGCGTTCCTGGTACGCAGGGGAATTTAGATAACACGCTAAACTCAGCGGGTTGGACGTTAGCCGTTGTATATGAAGATCCGCTACAAAGGTCTCGTAACTTGTCTCTTTTCGTTGGCGCTGAATTAACGAGTAGTGCTGGAACGTCAACTGCAACGGTCTCTGGTTTTGGCACACCCGTAACTGGAACAGTGAATGGTAGACTGCTAGTCAGTTCTATTGAAGGAGATTCAGTTTTAACAGGTGATCAATTTTTATTCGGCCCAACTCCGACAACGCTTCAGGCAGTGTCAGGCCCAAACAATCCGATTACGAACTTCTTTGCATCCCAAATTAACAATGATGCCGGTACGCTTGATACAGCCGGAACGTTTGGAAATGTGAATCATCCTCTTGGCACCAACATTTCAGGAGCTCGTCAAGGATGGGATATTACAAACATTGACGTATCACCATGGCTGCAAAATAATCAATCAACTGCAGCGTTGCGAGGGAGCACAAATGGAGATACGTATGTTGTCAATACGCTAGGGCTTCAAGTCAATATCAATGCTCCTGTGTTTACCATTAATAAAACAGCTAACGTGTCGTCAGCCAGAACTGGAGATCTTGTTACGTATACTGTTACCATTCAGAATACGGGAACGGCAGCCGCTAACTTGGTGATTGCAACGGATGCACTATCTAATGCAACAAACTTTGTACCGAATAGCTTGTTTGTAAATGGAGTACAACAGCCTAATACAAGTATTCAAAGTGGAATCGCTCTTGGTACAGTAGGTATTAACCAAACGATTACGTTAATCTATCAAGTTCGAGTAGCAGGACCGTTAACGAATGTTTCTCAACTTTCAAACCAAGTATTTATTGAATATCAGTTTGAAAGTACACCAGGCAATACGTTGACAGGGTCATCTGCTTCAGCAATAAACAACGTGACGGCTGTTAACACTCCGCCAACGGTACCTGATTATACGGTAACAAGTCCAGAAGATACGCCAGCTATTGGTCAAGTGGTTGGATCAGACGTTGATGGCAATCCGCTAACCTATCAGTTGGGCACAGCCCCTGTAAACGGAACGGTAACGGTTAACCCTAACGGTCAGTTTGTCTATACGCCAAACACAAATTTTAACGGAACGGATAGCTTTACTGTCATTGTGAGCGACGGTCAAGGAGGCACAGCTGTTTCAACAGTTACGCTTATTATTACACCTGTTAACGATACGCCTGTTACGCAAAACTATTTTGTTCAAACGCTAGAGGACACGCCGCTTAACGGCCAAATTTTTGCGACGGATGTAGACGGGGACCCGCTGACATTCAGTTTGCAAACAGCACCAGCAAATGGTGTAGTTACACTTAACGGTGATGGTACTTATACGTATACACCCAATGCAAACTTTAACGGAACGGATCAATTTGCAATCTTAGTAAGCGACGGTCAGGGAGGCACCGCTGTTTCAGTAGTTACAGTTACAGTTATTCCTGTAAATGATCCACCGGTTGTTCCAAACTATACGTTTACCACACAAGAAGATTCAGCAGTAATAGGAGCAGTTGTCGCAGTTGACTCGGATCAAGATCCGCTGACGTATCAGCTCCAAAGTGCGCCTGCAAACGGCGTGGCGGTTGTTAATCCAGATGGAACATTTACGTATACGCCAAACCTTAATTTTAACGGGACAGATGCGTTTACGGTATTAGTAAGTGATGGTCAAGGAGGCACAGCCGTTTCCACTGTTACCATTAACGTTTTACCCGTGAATGATCCACCAGTTACAGGGAATTTAGCATTTACAATCAATGAAGATACTACGTTATCAAATCGTGTGACGGCTACTGATCCTGATGGAGACCCTTTAACGTTTGCCCTGCAAAATGCACCAACAAATGGGACGGTACTTGTCAACGCAGATGGAACGTTTACGTATACGCCAAATTTGAATTTTAATGGAACCGACGTGTTTACGGTTCTAGTAAGCGACGGGCAGGGAGGCACGGCGGTCTCTACAGTGACAATTACAGTTCTACCTGTAAACGATCCACCAACGGTTCCAAACTATACGTTTTCAACGCAGGAAGATGCGTCGGTTGTAGGAACGATTGTAGGAAATGATGTAGACGGAAATCCGTTAACATATACACTTCAAACCCAAGGAACTAACGGAACGGCAATTGTGAATGCAAATGGAACGTTTACGTATACGCCAAACTTAAATTTTAATGGAACCGACGTGTTTACGGTTCTAGTAAGCGACGGGCAGGGAGGCACGGCGGTTTCGACCGTCACAATTAATGTGTTGCCAGTCAATGATCCACCGCTAACAGGAGACTTATTTTTCACTATTCCTGAGGATAATTCACTAGCAGGGCAAGTAACGGCAACAGATGTAGACGGTGATCCACTGACGTTTAGTTTACAAAATGCGCCGGTAAACGGCACGGTACTTGTCAACGCAGATGGAACGTTTACGTATACGCCGAACTTAAATTACAATGGTAGCGACCAATTTACAGTTTTGGTGAGCGATGGTCAAGGAGGCACCGCGGTTTCGACCGTTTTTATTACCATTACTCCGGTAAACGATGGCCCAGTCATCCCGAACTACACGTTTACGACGCAAGAAGACGGACCGGTAATTGCTAACGTTGTGGCAATTGATGTAGATGGAGATCCACTTACCTATACGTTGCAGACGCAAGCAACAAACGGGGTAGCGGTTGTCAACGCGGATGGAACGTTTACGTATACGCCAAACCCGAATTTTAACGGAACGGATGTCTTTACAATTTTGGTGAGTGATGGTCAAGGGGGCACCGCTGTTTCGACAGTAACCATTAACGTGCTGCCAGTCAATGACCCTCCTGTTACATCGGATTTGTTTTTTACCATTGCAGAAGACACAGGAATATCCAGCCAAGTCGTAGCTTTTGATGTGGATGGAGACCCGTTAACCTATGCGTTGCAAAATCCAGCATTAAATGGAACAGCTGTTGTCAACGCGGACGGGACGTTTACGTATACGCCAAACCCGAACTATAACGGCACGGATCGTTTTACCGTCTTAGTAAGTGACGGTCAGGGAGGCACCGCTGTTTCGACTGTTAATATTACAATCGTGCCAGTGAACGATCCGCCAACGGTTCCAAACTATACGTTCTCAACACAGGAAGATTCATCAGTAACGGGTGCTATCGTAGGCTTTGACGTAGATGGTAATCCTTTAACCTATACGCTGCAAACGCAAGCGGCAAACGGAGTAGCGGTTGTCAACGCAGACGGGACGTTTACGTATACGCCAAACTTAAATTTTAATGGAACAGATGTGTTTACAGTACTGGTGAGCGATGGTCAAGGAGGCACGGCCGTCTCTACGGTCACAATTAATGTTCAACCGGTAAACGATCCACCGGTGACAGCTGATTTAACGTTTACAATCAATGAAGATACCGTTCTTTCAAATCAAGTACCTGCCACTGACCCAGAGGGGGACCCGTTAACCTTTAGCTTGTTAAACGCACCTATAAATGGAACAGCGATTGTCAACGCAGACGGGACGTTTACGTATACGCCAAACCTTAATTACAATGGAACAGATACCTTTAGTGTTCTTGTATCAGACGGTCAAGGCGGAACTGCGGTTTCGAACATTTTTATTACAATTGTACCAGTAAATGACCCCCCGGTTGTTCAGGACCGAACAATTACAACAACCGTTAACATTCCAATTTTAAGCAGTGTACCAGCTTCAGACCCAGAAGGAAATGCGTTAACGTATACGGTTAGCCAACCACCAACAAATGGCACAGTCGTACTAAACCCCGATGGAACGTTTACGTATACGCCAAACCCGGGATATATCGGTGGGGATGTATTCACGGTGCTTGTCACGGATTCAGAAGGAGCGACAGCCCTTTCAACAATAACGGTTACTGTGTTAGCAACGAACGGAAATACAACGGCTCAAGACGCGCAGTTGACAACACCAGAAGATATTCCTGTGCAAGGTCAAGTGGTAGCCACAAATGTACTTGCAAATCCACTAGTTTACACACTACAAGATCCACCTGCTTTTGGAACGGTTATCTTAGACAGCGCGACAGGCGTGTACACTTACACGCCGAACCAAAACTTTAATGGAATGGATTCCTTTACTGTCTTTGTAACTGATAATGCTGGTGGAAACGCAACGTCTTCCCAAGTGATTACGGTTACGCCGGTGAATGATCCGCCAGTCGTACCAAACTATCAGATTACAACGCTTGAAGATACGCCTATTGCTTCAGTAGTTATTGCAACGGATGTAGACGGTAACCCACTCACGTACTCACTTCTTGTTGCGCCAACAAACGGAGTAGCTTTGGTAAATACGAATGGCACCTATACGTATACACCAAACCCAAACTTTAATGGAACAGATCAGTTTACGGTTCTCGTTGATGATGGCCAAGGAGGAACGGCAACATCAATCATTACAGTTACAGTCGTCCCGGTGAATGATCCGCCGGTTGGACCAAATGAAATCTTTGTTACAACGCTCGAAGACACCACGCTAATTGGCCAAATTATTGCAACAGATCCAGATGGAGATGTATTAACCTACACTCTTGAAAATGCACCAACAAACGGCACAGCAGTTGTCAACCCAGATGGAACTTATACGTATACGCCAAATCTTAACTATAACGGCATGGATTCATTTACGGTTCGAATTAGTGACCCGTCCGGTGCGTTCATTATTACAAATGTAATGGTTACCGTTATTCCAGTGAACGACCCGCCAACCGTTCCCAACTATGCGTATACAATTCTAGAAGATACCGTCTTGAATAGCGTAGTTATTGGAACGGATGCAGACGGAGATGCGCTTACCTATTCATTAGCTTCTCCGCCAGCTAATGGCACGGTAGTTGTCAATCCAGACGGAACGTTTACGTATACGCCAAGCCCAGACTTTAACGGGCAAGATAATTTCTTTGTAAACGTACAGGATCCAAACGGCGGCACGGCTATCTCAGAAATTATTATTACGGTTGTCCCGGTCAATGACCCGCCAATTGCACCGAACTTAATTACCGTTACAACGAACGAAGATACAGCGGTAGGGGGAACCATCAACGCAATTGACCCAGACGGAGATCCATTGACGTATACGCTTGAAGACACCCCTATAAATGGAACCGTGGTAGTTGACCCACAGGGATCGTTTGTCTATACCCCAAATCTGAATTTTAACGGAACGGACACGTTTACCGTTCGCGTTACGGATACAAGCGGAGCGTTTATCATTGTGAACGTACAGGTTATTGTAAATCCAGTAAACGATGTGCCAACGGTTCCAGATTACCAGTTTACTATTAACGAAGATACCGTATTATCCAATCGAGTGGTTGGTACGGATGTAGACGGGGACCCGTTAACGTATAGCTTATTTTCGCCGCCGGTGAACGGAACAGCCGTGGTTAATCCAGATGGCACGTACACCTATACGCCAAACGCAAACTTTAACGGAACGGATAACTTTTTTGTACTTGTAAGTGATCCAAACGGAGGGCAGGCGGTATCAACGCTCACAATAACCGTCGTACCAGTGAACGATCCACCGATTGCGCCAAATGTAATTGAGATTGTAACCAATGAAGATACGGCGATTACAAGTGCTGTAAACGCCGTGGATCCAGATGGAGATCCGTTAATCTATACGCTTGAAAATGCACCAATAAACGGAACAGCTGTGGTTGATCCGCAAGGTTCGTTTCTCTATACACCAAACCTTAACTACAATGGACCAGACACATTTACAATCCGAGTGACCGATACGGCTGGAAACTTTATTATTGTAAATGTTAACGTCACGGTTGTGCCAGTAAACGATCCACCGATTGTACCAAACTATCAGTATACGATTTTAGAAGATACGATTCTTATCAACCAAGTGTTTGCCACAGATGTGGATGGAGATCCGCTAACGTATTCGCTAGCTTATCAAGGTAGCAATGGAATAGCGACTGTGAACCCTGATGGAAGCTTCACCTATATTCCTAACCCTAACTTTGTTGGTGAAGATAACTTTGGCGTAACAGTTAGTGACGGGCAAGGAGGTACAGCTTTATCAATCGTTACCATTACGGTTACACCGGTAGATGATCCGCCGATTGCGCCAAATGAAATCATGATTTCTACACCGGAAGAAACGCCTGTTACAACTCAAATTGTCGCAATAGACCCAGAAGGATTACCGTTAACGTATGCGATTGAAGACGCACCGATTAACGGAACGGTTATCATTGATAATAATGGCGTGTTCACTTATACCCCGAATGAGAATTTCACGGGTGGAGATACGTTTACCGTTCGAATTACAGATGCAGGCGGGAATTTTGTTATTACGACCGTGCTAGTTATGGTAACACCTGTTGAACAGCCGCCGGTTGTGCCAAACTACTCAATAACCACTCTGCAAAATCAAAGTGTAACTGGCACAGTTGTTGGAATCGATCCGAACGGAGACCCGATTACGTATAGCCTAGGGCAGCCTGCCCAAAATGGTGTGGTGACGGTTAGTCCAGATGGAAACTTCATTTATACGCCAAACACTGATTATGTAGGAAGCGATTTGTTCACTGTTGTTTTAGAAGATACATCCGGACTAACGGCAACATCCATTGTTAATGTGACGGTGACGCCGGTCAACCGTGCGCCAATCACAAATGATTTTACCATTGATACGCTTGAAAATACGCCGATAAACGGGCAAACGCCAGGGTTTGATCCTGATGGAAACCCAATCACGTATTCCGTATCAGGACCGCCATTTAACGGAACAGTGACAGTGGATAGCGTGACAGGTGCGTATACGTATACACCAAATCCAGGATTTGTAGGTGTTGATTCGTTTACAATTGAGCTTCGAGATAGTGCAGGCGGAGTGGCTCAGTCTCTTGGAACGGTCACTGTTATTAGCACGAACCTTCCGCCAACTGTAAACGATTTGTCCATTGCAACGCAGCAAGGATTACCGGCAACAGGGCAATTGATTGGAACGGACCCGGACGGAGACCCGATTCGCTTTAGATTAAACTTGGCACCTTTAAATGGAACGGTAGTAATCAATAGTGACGGGACATTTACGTATACGCCGAATATTGGATATGTTGGCAACGATAACTTCTCAGTTATTGTAGAAGACACGCGAGGAGGGCAAGGCTTTGGAACAGTAACGGTCACCATTAACCCAGCTCCTCAACCTTTTACGGTACTTGGTGCGGAAGTGACAACCCTTATTAATCAACCAGTTAACGGATTAGTTGCTGTTGATGATCCTGAAGGCAATATTGTATCTTATCAAATTAGTGCCCAGCCTCAAAACGGAACGGCTATTCTTAATCAAGACGGGACGTTTACGTATACGCCAAATCAAAATTTTGTTGGGGAAGATTTCTTTGACGTCATTGTTACGGATGGTAATGGTATCCAAGGGTTAGGTACAGTTATTATTAACGTATTGCCGTCTTCAAGCATAATCGTAGTTATGGATTCTGAAATTTCTCTTGAGTTTAATACACCGATAGACGGGCAAGTTATGGCGACAAGTACGACGGGGCTTCCGCTACTGTATACGCTCCAAACGCCGCCTCAAAACGGTACGGTAACGGTCAACCCAGATGGGACGTATGTTTATTCACCAACAACTGGATTTTTCGGTTCGGATCAATTTTCAGTACTTGTTACTGACACACAGGGCAATGCACAAGTTGCAAATGTCGTTGCTTTCGTTCAAGGCCCAGTCGCTCAGCAACCAATAGTGACGGACCAAACGATTCAAACGATTGAAGGTCAGCCCGTAGCAGGAGCCGTTATTGCTATCGATCCAACCGGGCAGCCGTTAACGTATACGCTACTTGGCAGCGGAGCTGTGAATGGAGTTGTGGTACTAAATCCAGATGGTACGTTCACATATACACCAAATCCAGGTTTTGTTGGCAACGATGCGTTTAGTATACTTGTACAAAATCCACAAGGTCTTAATGCAACTACTACCATTGCCGTTGTAGTTACGCCGTTTCCAAATGAAGTTGTTGCAGAAAACCTTACAATTCGAACAGTACTTGGTCAGCCAGCAACGGGGCAAATTGTAGCAAGAGATCAGCTGGGCAGACCATTAACCTATTCGTTAAATACGAATCCACTATACGGAACAGCGGTAGTTAATTCCGATGGAACTGTTGTTTATACACCAAACGCTGGGTTTAGCGGTCAAGATCAGTTTAGTGTACTCGTTGTAAACGACCAGGGAGATCAAGCCATATCTCAAGTCACGGTTGTTGTCGATAACCCAGCAAGCACAATTACCGTTCCAGATACAACGATTCAAACGGTGCAAAACCAAAGTGTGCAAGGGGTCGTACTAGCAACTGATTCTCAAAATCGTCCGCTTCGCTATTCTCAAGGGTCAGCGCCAGCAAATGGCACGGTTGTAGTAAATGCAGACGGAACGTTTACGTATACGCCAGCTCCACAGTTCTTTGGAACAGATTCGTTTACGGTATTTGTGCAAAATGACAGAGGAGATTCAGCAACTGGTGTCGTTCGAGTTGTTGTTTCGCAGCTTCAAGACACCATTACCGTGCAGCCACTCACAGTGTCTGGACAGCAAAATCAGCCGGTTAGCGGCCAGGTAGTGGCAACCGATGCACTTGGTCGTCCGTTAACGTACGCTGTCAGCATCGGACCAGCAAACGGAACGCTTGTATTTAACCCGGACGGAACGTTTACGTATACGCCAAATCCAGACTTTGCAGGAATTGATAGCTTTACGGTAATTGTTCGCAATGATTTAGGTGACTCAGTCACGACGGTTGTCTCTGTCGTCATTGCTAGTACTGGAAGTCAAGTCACAGCACAAGACCAAAGCGTAACAGTTGTCGCAGGTCAAGTACTTCAAGGCCAAATCGTAGCAAGTGACTCGCAAGGTCGACCATTGACTTATGCTTTAGCAACTTCTCCGACTTCAGGGACGGTTGTTATAACTGCTAGCGGTGCGTACACGTATACGCCAAACCTTGGATTTGTGGGAACGGACCAGTTTATCGTTGTTGTTCGCAATGATTTAGGGCAACAAGCATTTTCTGTTGTGACTGTCGAAGTTACCCCAGCAGCAAACGTTATTACAGCAAATAATATCACGCTACAAACAACGTCAGGAACACCTGTAAACGGCTTGTTTACAGCGAGCGATACGCAAGGACGTCCGTTAACGTTTACGCTTCGCACGGCACCAACGAACGGTCGAGTGACGTTAGGTGCGAATGGTCAATTTGTCTATACGCCAAATGGAAACTTTGTAGGAACTGATTCATTCTCAGTACTGATAATTGATGATACGGGAGCAGCAGCTACGGCAATTGCAACAATTACTGTCGGAGCTGTTCAGCCGAATGCACCAATTATTGAAGATCAAACGTTTACGCTAAATGTGAATGAAACGATTCAAGCTCAAGTCGTCGCACGAGATCCACAAGGGTTGCCGCTTGTTTATAGAATTGTCACTCCGCCGCAAAATGGAGTAGCCTTTATTGATCCGGAAACTGGTGTAATTACGTATACACCGAACCCAAACTTTGTCGGCACAGACTCTGTAGTAGTAAGCGTAACAAACAGTGCAGGTCTAACCTCAACAGCTACTATTACATTTATTGTTCAGCGCGGCATAAGTTTTAGATGTTCCATCATTTTCTAA